The following proteins are co-located in the Silene latifolia isolate original U9 population chromosome 1, ASM4854445v1, whole genome shotgun sequence genome:
- the LOC141585872 gene encoding uncharacterized protein LOC141585872, with product MARIRGIGARKLSYAGRLVLIQSVLHNLHNYWARIFILPKTVLQHIDRLCRKFLWHGNELKDSPALVAWEYVCKPTRKGGLGLKCLYWWNIAAVAKYAWWIAKKTDHLWVRWIHAVYMKDKDWEVYEPGQGASWAWKKICWVKNLIKPFLFSGGFGDYSIKLGYSWLVDEGPDKAWHPWVTNKLMVPKHGFILWLMAHRRLLTQDRLMRMGVIHSNCCYLCGLDAESVEHLFFQCIYSKKCLALMSEWLNVDILEQQVLDWWVKYRNRSLLIKKTVAAAVAALIYAIWRCRNQSRMEGYLLTPGTVFKNCKSEIRMRLRCNRVGSVVRGVQIWRERICM from the coding sequence ATGGCTCGCATCAGAGGGATTGGGGCTCGTAAGTTGTCTTATGCAGGGAGACTGGTGTTAATTCAGTCTGTGCTGCACAACCTGCATAACTATTGGGCCAGAATATTCATTCTCCCCAAGACTGTTTTACAACATATTGATAGATTGTGCAGGAAATTTCTCTGGCACGGCAATGAACTGAAAGATAGCCCAGCCTTAGTGGCTTGGGAATATGTTTGTAAACCAACAAGGAAAGGAGGGTTAGGCCTGAAATGTCTTTATTGGTGGAACATTGCTGCAGTTGCAAAATACGCATGGTGGATTGCAAAGAAAACTGACCATCTGTGGGTCAGATGGATTCATGCAGTGTATATGAAGGATAAAGACTGGGAGGTATATGAACCTGGGCAAGGGGCTAGCTGGGCATGGAAAAAAATCTGTTGGGTTAAAAACCTGATTAAACCTTTCCTGTTCAGTGGTGGTTTTGGTGATTATAGCATAAAACTTGGGTACTCTTGGCTTGTGGATGAAGGTCCTGACAAAGCATGGCATCCTTGGGTTACTAACAAGCTGATGGTTCCCAAACATGGGTTCATCTTGTGGTTAATGGCACATAGAAGACTGTTAACGCAGGACAGGCTTATGAGAATGGGTGTGATTCATTCAAATTGCTGTTATCTCTGTGGACTGGATGCTGAGTCTGTGGAGCATCTATTCTTTCAGTGTATTTACAGCAAGAAGTGTTTGGCTTTAATGTCTGAATGGCTGAATGTGGACATTCTTGAGCAACAGGTGCTGGACTGGTGGGTAAAATACAGGAATCGCTCTTTACTGATAAAGAAAACTGTAGCTGCTGCTGTGGCTGCTTTGATTTATGCAATTTGGAGGTGCAGGAACCAAAGTAGAATGGAGGGTTACTTGCTTACCCCTGGAACTGTCTTTAAAAATTGTAAAAGTGAAATTAGAATGAGGCTGAGGTGTAATAGAGTTGGGTCAGTTGTTAGAGGTGTACAAATCTGGAGGGAACGCATTTGTATGTGA